The Myxococcus guangdongensis nucleotide sequence GAACGATGAGGACACGGGCGTCGGCGAAGCCCCCCGTCCACCTCCCGCGCGGAAGCCCGCCCCCGCGCGCCCCCGCCCCGCGAAGTCCGGCGCCCGGCCCGCTCCCGCCGCCGCCGCCGGTGGGGACGACACCAACGTGCGCAGCGTGGACGACATCGCCCGGAGCGCCTCGCAGCGAGCCAGCCGCCCCGCCCCCGCGCGCTCGGGCGGCACGGCCCCGCGTCGTGCCCCGGCCCCCGCTCCCGCGCCGGCCCCCGCCGCCACCGGGCCCGACCCGTGGGCCCGCGGCGCCGCGCGCGACGACGACGACGAGAACAACAGCGCCATCGCCGACCCGGACGAGCTCATCCAGGACGCGAGGGACCTGCTGGGCGCGATGAGCGCCGGCGACAAGATTGCCTTCTACAGCGCGGGGCTCGTCGTCCTGTCGTGCTTCGTGCCGTGGAAGGAGACGGCGGCGGACGGTGACGCGCTGGGCTTGATGAGCCTGGGCTTCGGCGCCTTCCTGCTCGCGCTGCTGACGATGGGGGCCATCGGCGTGCGAGTGCGCGCCACCTTCCCCAAGCTCAACCCCGTGGTGCCGTGGATGGCGCAGCTCTTGACCACGTTCCTGTGCCTCATCTGGTGCATCGTGTTCATCAAGGTGTCCTCGGACACGGCGCTGGTGCCCAGCCCGGTGGGCAACTCGGAGATGATGAACTCGTCCCCCAGCTTCGGCGTCTTCATCGGCATCCTGGGCTCGGTGGGCGCGCTCATCGGCGCGTTCCTGGGCCTCAAGGGCCGCCAGGACTGACGCCCCTTCCGCCCGCGCGGCCCGCCCACCACGAAAGTGGTGCCGTGCCGCGCGCGGCCGTTCTACCGTCTCGCGCACCATGTCCGACGCCACGCCCCTGTCCCGCCTCACCGCCGCGCTCGCCGGCACCGTCTTCGGTCAGCCCCGCGTGCTCGCGGACCTGGTGACGGCCTTCCTGGCGCGCGGCCACGTGCTGCTGGAGGGTGTGCCCGGCGTGGCCAAGACGCTCACCGCGCGCAGCATGGCGGGCGCGCTGGGACTGCTCTTCACGCGCATCCAGTTCACCCCGGACCTGATGCCCGCGGACATCCTGGGCACCAACGTCTTCCAGCCGCAGGACAACGCCTTCCGCCTGGTGAAGGGCCCCATCTTCACGGAGGTGCTGGTGGCGGACGAAATCAACCGCACGCCGCCCAAGGCCCAGGCCGCGCTCCTGGAGGCCATGGAGGAGCGCCAGGTCACCATCGACGGCGTCACCCACCCGCTGCCGCCGCACTTCTTCGTCGTCGCCACGCAGAACCCGCTGGAGCTCGAGGGCACCTATCCCCTGCCCGAGGCACAGCTGGACCGCTTCCTCATGCGCGTGCGCGTGGGCTACCCGGACTCGGACGCGGAGACGACCATGCTGCGCGCCTTCCACCAGCGTGAAGGACGCGTGCCCTCCGTCGAGCGCGTGCTGGACGCGCCCACCCTCCTGGAGCTGCAGGCCCGCGCGGCCCGCGTCACCTGCGACGACTCCATCCTCCAGTACGTGGTCGCCGTGGTGCGCGACACGCGCGCCAATCCCCGCGTGCGCCTGGGCGCGAGCCCCCGCGCGGCGCAGGCGCTGCTCGCCGCGTCCAAGGCCCGCGCGGCGCTGATGGGCAATGACTTCGTCACCCCCGATGACGTCAAGGGCGTGGCCGGCAGCGTCCTCAACCACCGCCTGCTGCTCAAGGCCGAGGCCGAGGTGGAGGGACTCACCTCCGACGACGTGCTGAAGCAGACACTCGAGCGGGTCCGGGTCCCCCGGTGAGCCTGGGCCGCCCGGTCCCCACGGGCCTCGCCGTGGCGCTGCTCGCCGTGGCGCTCGTCCCCGCCGCCCTCTCGGTGGCCAGCCCCACGTTCGGCTGGCTCGCGCTGGCCGTCGACGTGGCGGTGCTCGCGCTGTGCATCGTGGACTTCCTGCGCGCGCCTCGCGACGGCGACGTCACCGTCACGCGCGTCGTGGAGCCCATCCTCTCCTCCGGCACGCGCAACCCCGTGCACCTGGTCCTCGAGCGCCACGACACGGGCACCTCGCCCCTGCGCGTGGAGGTGCGCGATGAGCCGCCCCTCGTCGTCACGAGCCACGACCACCGCCAGTCCGTCGTGCTGCCGCCCCGAGGCGCCCCCGGCGAGCCCGTGCCGAGGATGACGTACTTCGTCACCCCGCCCTCGCGTGGAGACGCGCGCTTCGGTGATGTGCACGTGCGGCTGCCCGGCCCGCTAGGCCTGTGCGCGCGGCAGGTCCGCGTGCCCGCGGAGCAGGCGGTGAAAATCTATCCGGACCTCACCGCGCTCTCACGCGAGGCGCTGAGCCTGGCGCGCGCCTCGGACGCCCCCTCCGAGCGCACCCTGCGCCGCCGCGCCGCGGAGGGACGCGAGTTCGAGTCGCTGCGCGAGTACCGCCCCGGCGACGACTACCGGCACATCGACTGGAAGGCCTCCGCCCGGCACGCCAACACCCTGGTGCGCACGTGGCAACCCGAGCGTCACCAGCCCATGTTGCTGCTGCTCGACTGCGGCCGACACATGGCCGGCAAGGTTCGCGGCCGGCGCAAGCTGGACCACGCGGTGGACGCGGCGCTGCGGCTGGCGCGCGTGGGCCTGGACGCGGGGGACGTGGTGGGCGTGATGTCCTTCGCCAGCGACGTGCTCACGTACCTGCCCCCGCGCAAGGGCCACGAGCACCTGCGCCTCATCACCGAGTCGCTCTACCGCGCCGAGGCCGCGCTCGAGGAGAGCGACTACGGCCGGGCCTACGACTTCGCCTTCGCCCGACAGACGCGCCGCACGCTGGTGGTGCTCTTCACGGATTTGGTGGACCCGGACGCCTCCGCGGGCCTGCTCACCCGCACGCTCGCCTTGCGTCCACGGCACCTGCCCGTGGTGGCCTCACTGCTGGACGAGGACGTGCGCGACGCGGCCACGCGCGTGCCCGACGAGGCCCAGGACGCATACGCGCGACAGGCCGCCACGCGGCTGGAATCCGAGTTCCGCCGCACCGCCACCACCCTGCGCGACGCGGGGGCGTTGGTGGTGCGCGCGCCAGCCCAGGGCTTCGGCGCCGCCGCGCTCAACGTGTACCTGGACGTCAAGTCGCGCGGGCTGTTGTAGGCCTCGCGAATATGTCCAGCGGAAAGTTCGTGTGGCGTGCACATACGGTGCGCGCGCGCGTCGCTCGCGAAGAAGCATGCCAATCGCGCGGAGGCCGATTTTTCGGCCTCGGACACGACCCCCTTTACATGAGGGCCTTCGTCAACAAAATGGCGCGTCTCTCTCGCCCGCCCTGTCGGCGGGCCCCCTGGAACAGCACGGATGGAGACGGTCTTGGCGGAGGTCGCGAGGGGATTGAGGTTGGAAGTCGAGGCGGATGCGGCGGCCATCGCCGCCGGGGCGGGGACCACCGAGCCGGTCCAGTCGCTGACCCACTTCCACGAGCGTCTGCTGGCCGAGGAGCTGCTGGCGCGCAGTGGTGACACGCAGCAGCGCCTGGCGGGCGCGTTGTCCGAAGCGAAGGTGGACCTCAACCCGCATCAGGTCGAGGGCGCCATGTTCGCGCTCGACTCGCTGTCGCGCGGCGGCTGCATGCTGGGCGACGAAGTGGGCCTGGGGAAGACGATTGAGGCGGGGCTCGTCATCGCCCAGCTGATGGCCGAGGGGAAGACGCGCATCCTCATCCTCGCGCCGGCCACGCTGCGCGCGCAGTGGAACAGCGAGCTGCGCGAGAAGTTCGACCTGGACAGTGTGCTGGTGGACGGCCGCACCGTGCGGGCCACCGGCAACTGCTTCGACCAGCCCTTCCCCGTCATCTGCTCGCACCCGTTCGCGGCCAACAAGGCGCACCTGACGTCGGAAATCCAGTGGGACCTCATCGTCATCGACGAGGCCCACCGCCTGCGCAACGCCCACCGCGCCAACAACAAGATGGGCCAGGCGCTCAAGGCGTCCCTGGCGGGCAAGCCCAAGCTGCTGCTCACCGCCACCCCGCTCCAGAACGACCTGATGGAGCTGTTCGGGCTGATGTCGCTGCTGGACGAGCAGATCCTCGGCCCCGAGCACGCCTTCCGCAGCCGCTACCGCGTGGACGAGGGCGGCGGCATGTCCGAGGCCGCCGCGGGCGAGCTCAAGGAGCGGCTGGCCCCCGTGGTCCAGCGCACGCTGCGCCGGCAGGTGCGCGAGTACGTCCGCTACACGAATCGCCGCTCCATCGTGGAAGACTTCACGCCCTCGCCCGAGGAGCACGACCTCTACGAGAAGGTCAGCGAGTACCTGCAGCGCTCGGAGGCCGCGGCGATCGAACCCGGCAAGAAGACGTTGCTGACGCTGTGCTACCGCAAGCTCCTGGCGTCCTCCACGTACGCCATCGCGCCCACGCTGCGGCGGCTGTCGGACAACCTGGAGAAGCGCCTGCACGCGGCGAAGCTGGGGCAGCAGGCCCTGGCGATGTTCGAGCCGGAGGAGGCCAAGCAGTTCGTGGAGGAGGGCGAGGAGTGGTCGGATGATCCGGCCAAGGCGCCCAACGTCCGCGTGCTGGAGCAGGAGGTCTGGGAGCTGCGGCAGTACGCGGACCTGGCGGACTCCATCAAGGTCAACGCCAAGGGCGAGGCCCTCAAACGGGGACTGGATCGCACCTTCGCGGTGATGCGCGCGCACAGCTGGCCGGAGAAGGCGCTCATCTTCACCGAGTCCAAGCGCACGCAGCAGTACCTCTTCAATCTGCTGTCGGACAACGGCTACCGGGGCAAGATTTCGCTGTTGTCCGGGGACATGGCCGGCACGCCCGAAGAGCGGCGCGCGCTGGTGGATGACTTCCGCAACAAGTCGCAGATCCTCATCTGCACCGAGGCCGGCGCGGAGGGTCTCAACCTCCAATTCTGCAACCTGGTGGTGAACTACGACCTGCCCTGGAACCCGCAGCGGGTGGAGCAGCGCATCGGCCGCTGCCACCGGTACGGGCAGCAGCGGGACGTGCTGGTCATCAACTTCCTCAACCGCATGAACGCGGCGGACGCGCGCCTGTTCGAGCTGTTGGAGAAGAAGCTGAACCTCTTCGACGGCGTCTTCGGCGCCTCGGATGAAATCCTGGGCGCGCTGGAGAGCGGCGTGGACTTCGAGCGCCGCATCCTCGACATCTACCAGGGCTGCCGGAAGGTGGAGGACATCAACGCCGCCTTCGACAAGCTGCGCACGGAGATGGAGTCGCGCATCAGCAAGCGCATGACGGAGATGCGCTCGGTGGTGCTGGAGCGCTTCGACGGAGACGTCCGCCGCCGCCTGCGGGGCCAGGGCGAGCAGACCAAGGAGGCCCTCGCGAAGCGGCAGCAGGAGGCGCGCGCGCTCACCAGCTCCGTGCTCGGCAGCCGCACCTCGGGCCGGCTGGAGATCGCCAAGGCCGCCTACGCCGTCAAGGAGCGCAAGCAGGACGCCGTCAGCTACCTGCAGCTCGACGCCTCGGGGCTCCCGTCGCGGCTGGCGCGGCTGGCTGGCAGCGAGGGCTGGTGGTTCGCGTACAAGTTCGAGACGACGGGCCTCAAGCCCGAGGAGAAGCTGGTCCACCTGGTGCTGGTGAAGGACCGCGAGGGCAACTTCCGCGCCCTGCCCCTCCAGGACGGCGCGCACTTCGTGAAGCTGTCCGCCAAGGACGAGAAGCGCCGCCAGCCCGCACCCGTGTCCGTGCAGCTGATGCAGGAGCAGGCGCTGGTGGCCGCGAAGGACGAGATCGTCCGCGCCGCCGAGCGCCGCAACGCGCTGGAGCTGGACAAGGCCAAGGAGCGCGCGGACCGCTACGTCGAGGACTGCCTCATGGAGTCCCGCGAAGGCGTGGAGGCCGCGCGCCAGCAGTGGATCGACGCGCGCAAGCAGGTCACCACGGTGGAGGACGTCGCGGAGCGCGCCAAGGCCCGGGCGAACTCGGATCGGATGGAGCGCGAGTACCGCCGCAAGCTGTCCTCGCTGCGCAACGAGGAGGAGAAGCGCTATGCCTCCAAGGACCGTCAGCTCGCCGAGCTCGCCCAGAAGGCGAAGGTGGCGGAGAAGCGCGCGCTCATCGCCTCCGCCTACTTCTGGCTGTCCTGAGCCTCTGGCGGCTTGAGCCGCACCCACGTCGCGCCCCAGCCCCCGTCGAACTCGGAGGCGGGGCGGAACG carries:
- a CDS encoding zinc ribbon domain-containing protein, whose translation is MPFDTSAPAPEDAPSHLSAGAPVLNCPGCGSKVAANSSICPVCDYIIDGSFLSAEPPAENDEDTGVGEAPRPPPARKPAPARPRPAKSGARPAPAAAAGGDDTNVRSVDDIARSASQRASRPAPARSGGTAPRRAPAPAPAPAPAATGPDPWARGAARDDDDENNSAIADPDELIQDARDLLGAMSAGDKIAFYSAGLVVLSCFVPWKETAADGDALGLMSLGFGAFLLALLTMGAIGVRVRATFPKLNPVVPWMAQLLTTFLCLIWCIVFIKVSSDTALVPSPVGNSEMMNSSPSFGVFIGILGSVGALIGAFLGLKGRQD
- a CDS encoding AAA family ATPase; protein product: MSDATPLSRLTAALAGTVFGQPRVLADLVTAFLARGHVLLEGVPGVAKTLTARSMAGALGLLFTRIQFTPDLMPADILGTNVFQPQDNAFRLVKGPIFTEVLVADEINRTPPKAQAALLEAMEERQVTIDGVTHPLPPHFFVVATQNPLELEGTYPLPEAQLDRFLMRVRVGYPDSDAETTMLRAFHQREGRVPSVERVLDAPTLLELQARAARVTCDDSILQYVVAVVRDTRANPRVRLGASPRAAQALLAASKARAALMGNDFVTPDDVKGVAGSVLNHRLLLKAEAEVEGLTSDDVLKQTLERVRVPR
- a CDS encoding DUF58 domain-containing protein, with product MSLGRPVPTGLAVALLAVALVPAALSVASPTFGWLALAVDVAVLALCIVDFLRAPRDGDVTVTRVVEPILSSGTRNPVHLVLERHDTGTSPLRVEVRDEPPLVVTSHDHRQSVVLPPRGAPGEPVPRMTYFVTPPSRGDARFGDVHVRLPGPLGLCARQVRVPAEQAVKIYPDLTALSREALSLARASDAPSERTLRRRAAEGREFESLREYRPGDDYRHIDWKASARHANTLVRTWQPERHQPMLLLLDCGRHMAGKVRGRRKLDHAVDAALRLARVGLDAGDVVGVMSFASDVLTYLPPRKGHEHLRLITESLYRAEAALEESDYGRAYDFAFARQTRRTLVVLFTDLVDPDASAGLLTRTLALRPRHLPVVASLLDEDVRDAATRVPDEAQDAYARQAATRLESEFRRTATTLRDAGALVVRAPAQGFGAAALNVYLDVKSRGLL
- a CDS encoding SNF2-related protein, which codes for METVLAEVARGLRLEVEADAAAIAAGAGTTEPVQSLTHFHERLLAEELLARSGDTQQRLAGALSEAKVDLNPHQVEGAMFALDSLSRGGCMLGDEVGLGKTIEAGLVIAQLMAEGKTRILILAPATLRAQWNSELREKFDLDSVLVDGRTVRATGNCFDQPFPVICSHPFAANKAHLTSEIQWDLIVIDEAHRLRNAHRANNKMGQALKASLAGKPKLLLTATPLQNDLMELFGLMSLLDEQILGPEHAFRSRYRVDEGGGMSEAAAGELKERLAPVVQRTLRRQVREYVRYTNRRSIVEDFTPSPEEHDLYEKVSEYLQRSEAAAIEPGKKTLLTLCYRKLLASSTYAIAPTLRRLSDNLEKRLHAAKLGQQALAMFEPEEAKQFVEEGEEWSDDPAKAPNVRVLEQEVWELRQYADLADSIKVNAKGEALKRGLDRTFAVMRAHSWPEKALIFTESKRTQQYLFNLLSDNGYRGKISLLSGDMAGTPEERRALVDDFRNKSQILICTEAGAEGLNLQFCNLVVNYDLPWNPQRVEQRIGRCHRYGQQRDVLVINFLNRMNAADARLFELLEKKLNLFDGVFGASDEILGALESGVDFERRILDIYQGCRKVEDINAAFDKLRTEMESRISKRMTEMRSVVLERFDGDVRRRLRGQGEQTKEALAKRQQEARALTSSVLGSRTSGRLEIAKAAYAVKERKQDAVSYLQLDASGLPSRLARLAGSEGWWFAYKFETTGLKPEEKLVHLVLVKDREGNFRALPLQDGAHFVKLSAKDEKRRQPAPVSVQLMQEQALVAAKDEIVRAAERRNALELDKAKERADRYVEDCLMESREGVEAARQQWIDARKQVTTVEDVAERAKARANSDRMEREYRRKLSSLRNEEEKRYASKDRQLAELAQKAKVAEKRALIASAYFWLS